One Pseudonocardia sediminis DNA window includes the following coding sequences:
- the catA gene encoding catechol 1,2-dioxygenase, producing the protein MTTTQESPTAAGSGSSATEAFRASTLHSGAGTDPARVSAIVSKLLAGIHDVVRDESVTYPEFQAAKQWLIEVGEGGEWPLFLDVFVEHAVEEVAARTQDGTKGTILGPYYLPGQARLATPATLPQRPDEKGVPLVFTGHVRDTDGRPLAHAELDVWQADEQGYYSGFAPHLPDGNLRGLVVTDAEGRFEIHTIQPAPYQVPTDGPTGKLITAADWHPWRPAHLHLLVSAPGHRTITTQLYFKGGQWLDSDVADATKPELVLNPADQGDGTTAVDYDFVLEPA; encoded by the coding sequence ATGACCACCACACAGGAGTCACCCACCGCCGCGGGCTCGGGCAGCTCGGCCACCGAAGCGTTCCGCGCCAGCACCCTGCACAGCGGAGCCGGCACCGACCCCGCCCGGGTCAGCGCCATCGTGTCCAAGCTGCTCGCCGGTATTCACGACGTCGTACGCGACGAGTCGGTGACCTACCCCGAGTTCCAGGCCGCGAAGCAATGGCTGATCGAAGTCGGCGAGGGCGGCGAATGGCCGCTGTTCCTCGACGTCTTCGTCGAGCATGCCGTCGAGGAGGTCGCCGCCCGCACCCAGGACGGCACCAAGGGCACGATCCTCGGGCCGTACTACCTGCCAGGCCAGGCCAGGCTCGCGACCCCGGCCACGCTCCCGCAACGCCCGGACGAGAAGGGCGTCCCGCTGGTGTTCACCGGACACGTCCGTGACACCGACGGCCGTCCACTAGCCCACGCCGAGCTCGACGTCTGGCAGGCCGACGAACAGGGGTACTACTCCGGGTTCGCTCCGCACCTGCCCGACGGGAACCTGCGCGGCCTCGTCGTCACCGACGCCGAGGGCCGGTTCGAGATCCACACGATCCAGCCCGCGCCCTACCAGGTCCCGACCGACGGCCCCACCGGGAAGCTGATCACCGCAGCCGACTGGCACCCCTGGCGACCGGCACACCTGCACCTGCTGGTGTCGGCCCCCGGTCACCGCACCATCACCACCCAGCTCTACTTCAAGGGTGGACAGTGGCTCGACAGCGACGTCGCCGACGCGACCAAGCCCGAGCTGGTGCTCAACCCCGCCGACCAAGGCGACGGCACCACCGCAGTCGATTACGACTTCGTGCTCGAACCCGCCTGA
- a CDS encoding cytidyltransferase, producing the protein MVTIGVFDGVHRGHRHLIDRAVSIGRERDLPTVLMTFDPHPARVLGIDRDTAALSTIERRAELVAELGIDAICVLRFTPALAALSAHNFAERILSQTLHAEAVVVGANFTFGARGAGNLDTLRDLGERYGFTTAGVGLLEAVDTTTCSSTYTRRCVRTGDLPEATRTLGRPHRVDGYLHCGVLTVAPNTSLPPPGTYTGTVDTHPAVIEVTEHQTLHLHDTTSADEQFRAVSVAFHSQLDLPAPTSII; encoded by the coding sequence GTGGTCACCATCGGTGTCTTCGACGGCGTCCACCGCGGTCACCGCCACCTCATCGACCGCGCGGTCTCGATCGGCCGCGAACGCGACCTGCCGACCGTCCTGATGACCTTCGACCCGCACCCGGCTCGCGTCCTGGGAATCGACCGCGACACCGCCGCCCTGAGCACCATCGAACGACGCGCCGAACTCGTGGCTGAACTCGGCATCGACGCGATATGCGTACTCCGCTTCACCCCTGCGCTCGCAGCGCTGAGCGCGCACAATTTTGCCGAACGCATCCTCAGCCAGACCCTGCACGCCGAGGCAGTCGTCGTCGGCGCCAACTTCACCTTCGGCGCGCGTGGTGCCGGTAACCTCGACACCCTCCGAGATCTCGGCGAGCGGTACGGCTTCACAACCGCCGGCGTCGGTCTGCTCGAGGCCGTCGACACCACCACCTGCTCGTCGACCTACACCCGGCGCTGCGTACGTACGGGTGACCTGCCAGAGGCAACCCGGACCCTGGGCCGCCCCCACCGCGTCGACGGATACCTGCACTGCGGGGTTCTCACCGTCGCTCCCAACACCTCTCTCCCGCCACCCGGCACCTACACAGGGACCGTCGACACCCATCCGGCCGTCATCGAGGTCACTGAACACCAAACCCTGCACCTTCACGACACCACCAGCGCAGATGAGCAGTTCCGCGCTGTGAGCGTTGCCTTCCACAGCCAGCTCGACCTGCCCGCGCCAACATCGATCATCTGA